Proteins found in one Paenibacillus wynnii genomic segment:
- the nirD gene encoding nitrite reductase small subunit NirD — protein MTKMLVGNVTDIDRKGSRTFKYNDIEIALFRLSNGEVLAVENKCPHKGGALSEGMVCGTKVHCPLHDWKIDLHSGVVQEPDTGCVITFDVEVDPNSGSVYLTV, from the coding sequence ATGACCAAGATGCTGGTAGGAAACGTAACGGATATAGACCGCAAGGGATCCCGTACCTTCAAATACAACGACATTGAAATTGCTTTGTTCCGTCTGTCTAATGGAGAGGTGTTGGCCGTAGAAAACAAGTGCCCTCATAAAGGAGGGGCGTTGTCTGAAGGAATGGTATGCGGAACGAAGGTTCACTGTCCATTGCATGACTGGAAAATAGACCTTCACAGCGGAGTTGTGCAGGAACCGGATACAGGCTGCGTTATAACCTTTGATGTTGAAGTGGATCCGAACAGCGGTTCTGTGTATTTAACAGTGTAA
- the nirB gene encoding nitrite reductase large subunit NirB, translated as MATNRKKLVMVGNGMAGVWAIEHLLKLAPDAYEITIFGAEPHPNYNRIMLSSVLAGGADMDEIIINDLEWYRSHNINLHIGHTVTRMDTKARKVYSDGGVEVGYDELILATGSNPFMLPLPGADKEGVIAFRDINDCRIMQETAKSYKKAVVIGGGLLGLEAARGLLHLGMEVSVVHINEYIMERQLDEAASTMLRKELEQQGMKFLLAKQSEAILGKKRVKSLLFADGSMVEADLLVMAVGIKPNVGLAQKSGIEINRGIVVNDYLETNIPGVYALGECAEHRGIAYGLVAPLYEQGAVLAKRLAGAPTEGYAGSVTSTKLKVSGVNVFSAGQFIEPEGSRALRYQDEIDGVYKKLVVHDDKLIGAVLFGDTSDGAQLFSMIKKGEDIKGREKELLLGISADALSSSPQNRLEGMADDEIICGCNGVSKGAIAEAIQSGGCTSVGQIKACTKASASCGGCKPLVEGLLQLYAGDAAVSVKEGICGCTTLNRDEIVSEIKRMELKTVKEVMNVLEWTNEEGCAKCRPSLNYYLGMLWPEEYVDEKESRFTNERYHANIQKDGTYSVVPRIYGGVTSPTELKKIAEIAEKFDVPMVKFTGGQRLDLLGVKKEDLPKMWEELDMPSGHAYGKTLRTVKTCVGSTFCRFGTQDAIGMGIRLEKEFERLTAPAKVKLAVSGCPRNCAEATIKDFGVVAIDGGWELHIGGNGGVHVRATDLLCVVKTEDEVVEWASAFLQYYRENAGWNERTSIWVERVGVESVKKALENREDRLALQERIQTTLNLTTDPWKQIVNEPELRKNFEPIAPIEIYK; from the coding sequence ATGGCTACGAACCGTAAAAAATTGGTGATGGTAGGTAACGGAATGGCGGGGGTATGGGCCATTGAGCATTTATTGAAATTAGCCCCTGATGCTTACGAGATTACCATTTTTGGTGCAGAACCACATCCTAACTACAACCGTATCATGTTATCCTCGGTACTTGCCGGCGGAGCTGATATGGATGAAATTATTATAAATGATCTGGAGTGGTACCGGAGTCATAATATTAATCTTCATATCGGACATACGGTAACCCGAATGGATACGAAGGCCCGTAAAGTGTATTCGGACGGAGGAGTAGAAGTCGGCTATGACGAACTGATATTGGCAACAGGATCTAATCCATTCATGCTGCCGCTTCCTGGTGCGGATAAAGAGGGTGTTATCGCTTTTCGCGATATTAACGACTGCCGAATTATGCAAGAGACAGCTAAATCCTATAAAAAAGCAGTGGTTATCGGTGGAGGACTGTTGGGTTTGGAAGCAGCAAGAGGGCTGCTGCATTTGGGGATGGAAGTTTCCGTTGTTCACATCAACGAATATATAATGGAACGCCAGTTGGACGAGGCCGCGTCTACTATGCTTAGGAAGGAACTGGAGCAACAAGGGATGAAGTTCCTATTAGCCAAACAATCAGAAGCAATCTTAGGTAAGAAGCGTGTGAAGAGTTTGCTTTTCGCGGATGGAAGTATGGTTGAAGCAGATCTGCTTGTCATGGCGGTAGGTATTAAACCAAATGTTGGATTAGCGCAAAAGTCAGGGATTGAGATCAATCGCGGCATTGTTGTGAACGATTATCTGGAGACGAATATTCCCGGCGTCTATGCACTCGGAGAATGCGCGGAGCATAGAGGAATTGCTTATGGACTTGTCGCTCCTCTATATGAACAGGGCGCTGTACTTGCCAAAAGATTAGCAGGTGCACCTACAGAGGGCTATGCAGGATCTGTTACCTCTACCAAGCTTAAAGTATCCGGAGTTAATGTGTTCTCAGCAGGACAATTTATTGAACCTGAGGGTTCGCGGGCGCTCCGATATCAGGATGAGATAGACGGTGTATATAAAAAGCTTGTAGTTCATGATGATAAGCTGATCGGTGCCGTATTATTCGGTGATACCAGTGACGGTGCACAGCTCTTCTCCATGATTAAGAAGGGTGAAGATATTAAAGGCAGAGAAAAGGAACTGCTGCTTGGAATATCTGCTGATGCCCTGTCCTCCTCACCGCAGAACCGTCTGGAAGGAATGGCTGATGATGAGATCATCTGCGGATGTAACGGTGTATCTAAGGGTGCAATTGCTGAAGCCATCCAATCCGGGGGTTGCACTAGTGTTGGACAGATCAAAGCTTGTACCAAAGCCTCTGCATCCTGCGGCGGGTGCAAACCGTTAGTCGAAGGACTTCTTCAATTATATGCGGGAGATGCAGCTGTATCGGTCAAGGAAGGAATCTGCGGCTGTACAACATTGAACCGAGATGAGATCGTCTCTGAGATTAAGCGGATGGAGCTTAAGACAGTCAAAGAAGTAATGAATGTGCTGGAATGGACGAATGAAGAAGGCTGTGCGAAGTGCCGTCCGTCACTCAATTACTACCTTGGGATGCTGTGGCCTGAAGAGTATGTGGATGAGAAGGAATCGCGGTTCACAAACGAACGCTACCACGCTAATATTCAGAAGGATGGAACGTATTCTGTAGTTCCCCGCATTTATGGAGGAGTTACTTCTCCAACCGAGCTGAAAAAGATTGCTGAAATCGCTGAAAAATTCGATGTGCCGATGGTGAAGTTCACAGGTGGACAACGATTGGATCTGCTGGGTGTGAAGAAAGAGGATTTGCCTAAGATGTGGGAGGAACTCGATATGCCTTCCGGTCATGCTTACGGCAAAACCTTACGGACTGTAAAGACCTGTGTAGGATCAACCTTCTGCCGCTTTGGGACACAGGATGCGATAGGGATGGGTATACGTCTGGAGAAAGAGTTCGAGCGCCTGACGGCTCCCGCGAAGGTGAAGCTTGCCGTATCGGGCTGCCCTCGGAACTGTGCGGAAGCTACCATTAAGGACTTCGGTGTTGTAGCCATTGATGGTGGTTGGGAGCTTCACATTGGAGGGAATGGCGGTGTTCATGTACGTGCCACTGACCTGCTCTGCGTAGTGAAGACGGAGGATGAAGTAGTAGAATGGGCTAGCGCCTTCCTTCAATATTATCGTGAGAATGCCGGTTGGAATGAGCGTACATCGATCTGGGTGGAACGTGTTGGGGTGGAAAGTGTGAAGAAGGCGCTTGAGAATCGTGAGGATCGCCTTGCGCTGCAGGAAAGAATTCAGACTACACTCAACCTGACTACGGATCCTTGGAAGCAAATCGTTAATGAACCGGAGCTTCGTAAGAACTTCGAGCCCATTGCACCAATAGAAATATATAAATAG